From Ancylobacter pratisalsi, one genomic window encodes:
- the glmS gene encoding glutamine--fructose-6-phosphate transaminase (isomerizing) translates to MCGIIGIVGTAPVAERLVESLRRLEYRGYDSAGIATLEEGRLSRRRAEGKLRNLEAVLREAPLEGRIGIGHTRWATHGRPSVANAHPHATTQVAVVHNGIIENFRELRDELLKDGSNFESETDTEVVAHLVSRELRGGRSPQDAVAATLPQLKGAFALAFLFDGEDNLMIGARKGSPLAVGYGAGEMYLGSDAIALAPFTDTIAYLDDGDWAVMTRDGAVIRDAANTEVTRPVQKTTASAFLVEKGNFRHFMAKEMHEQPEVVAHTLAHYIDMANETVQLPTDLPFDFTKLERVSIAACGTAYYAGLIAKYWIERYARLPVEIDVASEFRYREAPLPRDGLMVVISQSGETADTLASLRYAREQGQHVMAVVNVPTSTIAREADVVMPTLAGPEIGVASTKAFTCQLATLAAVAVAAGRARGVLSADEERRLVRALVEVPRLMNEALKLGPVTETLSRAVSRVRDVLYLGRGTSFPLALEGALKLKEISYIHAEGYAAGELKHGPIALIDENMPVVVIAPYDNVFDKTMSNMQEVAARGGRIVLITDKTGAEHASLETEATLIMPDMDPAITPLVYAIPVQLLAYHTAVQMGTDVDQPRNLAKSVTVE, encoded by the coding sequence ATGTGTGGGATTATCGGCATTGTCGGCACGGCCCCGGTGGCCGAGCGTCTGGTTGAATCGCTCAGGCGGCTCGAATATCGCGGATATGACTCGGCCGGCATCGCAACGCTGGAAGAGGGCCGTCTCTCCCGCCGGCGCGCCGAGGGCAAATTGCGCAATCTCGAAGCCGTGCTGCGCGAGGCGCCGCTGGAAGGGCGTATCGGCATCGGCCACACCCGCTGGGCCACCCATGGCCGCCCGAGCGTCGCCAACGCCCATCCCCATGCGACCACGCAGGTCGCGGTGGTCCATAACGGCATCATCGAGAATTTCCGCGAGCTGCGCGACGAACTGCTCAAGGACGGCTCCAATTTCGAGAGCGAGACCGACACCGAGGTCGTCGCCCATCTGGTCAGCCGCGAGCTGCGCGGCGGGCGCAGCCCGCAGGACGCGGTGGCCGCGACGCTGCCCCAGCTCAAGGGCGCCTTCGCGCTCGCCTTCCTGTTCGACGGCGAGGACAATCTGATGATCGGGGCGCGCAAGGGCAGCCCGCTCGCGGTCGGCTATGGCGCGGGCGAGATGTATCTCGGCTCCGATGCCATCGCGCTCGCGCCCTTCACCGACACCATCGCCTATCTGGACGATGGCGACTGGGCGGTGATGACCCGCGACGGCGCGGTGATCCGCGATGCGGCGAACACCGAGGTCACACGGCCGGTACAGAAGACGACGGCGTCCGCCTTCCTGGTCGAGAAGGGCAATTTCCGCCACTTCATGGCCAAGGAGATGCACGAGCAGCCCGAAGTCGTGGCGCACACGCTGGCGCATTACATCGACATGGCAAACGAGACGGTCCAGCTGCCCACCGATCTGCCGTTCGACTTCACGAAGCTGGAGCGCGTTTCGATCGCCGCCTGCGGCACCGCCTATTATGCCGGTCTCATCGCCAAATACTGGATCGAGCGCTATGCGCGGCTCCCGGTGGAGATCGATGTCGCCTCCGAGTTCCGCTATCGCGAGGCGCCGCTGCCCAGGGACGGGTTGATGGTGGTGATCTCCCAGTCCGGCGAGACCGCCGACACGCTGGCTTCGCTGCGCTACGCCCGCGAGCAGGGCCAGCATGTGATGGCGGTGGTCAACGTGCCCACCTCCACCATCGCCCGCGAGGCCGATGTCGTGATGCCGACGCTGGCGGGACCGGAAATCGGCGTCGCCTCGACCAAGGCCTTCACCTGCCAGCTCGCCACGCTCGCCGCGGTCGCCGTAGCGGCGGGGCGGGCGCGGGGCGTGCTCTCGGCGGACGAAGAGCGCCGGCTGGTGCGCGCGCTGGTCGAGGTTCCGCGCCTGATGAACGAGGCGCTGAAGCTGGGCCCGGTCACGGAGACGCTGTCGCGTGCGGTGTCCCGCGTGCGTGACGTGCTCTATCTCGGCCGGGGCACCTCCTTCCCGCTGGCGCTGGAAGGCGCGCTGAAGCTGAAGGAGATCTCCTACATTCACGCCGAAGGCTATGCCGCCGGCGAACTCAAGCACGGCCCGATCGCGCTGATCGACGAGAACATGCCGGTCGTCGTGATCGCGCCTTATGACAACGTGTTCGACAAGACCATGTCGAACATGCAGGAGGTCGCCGCGCGCGGCGGGCGCATCGTGCTCATCACCGACAAGACCGGGGCGGAGCATGCCTCGCTGGAGACCGAGGCGACGCTGATCATGCCGGACATGGACCCCGCGATCACGCCGCTGGTCTATGCGATCCCGGTGCAGCTCCTCGCCTATCATACCGCCGTCCAGATGGGCACCGACGTCGACCAGCCGCGCAATCTGGCGAAATCCGTCACGGTTGAATAG
- the eno gene encoding phosphopyruvate hydratase, giving the protein MTAIVDIVGREILDSRGNPTVEVDVVLEDGSKGRAAVPSGASTGAHEAVELRDGDKERYLGKGVLQAVDAVNGEIFDAIGGMDAEDQIAIDQILIELDGTPNKARLGANAILGVSLALAKAAAAARDLPLYRYVGGVNARTLPVPMMNIVNGGAHADNPIDFQEFMILPVGAPTFAEALRTGAEIFHTLKKALKDAGHNTNVGDEGGFAPNLPSADAALAFVVKAIETAGYKPGEDVYIGLDCASTEFFKNGKYDYEGEGVVRDIETQVKYLADLVARYPICTIEDGMAEDDWEGWKLLTDTIGSKCQLVGDDLFVTNVTRLSAGIKQGVANSILVKVNQIGSLTETLNAVEMAHKAGYTAVMSHRSGETEDSTIADLAVATNCGQIKTGSLARSDRTSKYNQLLRIEQELGPQAIYAGLSALKGLG; this is encoded by the coding sequence ATGACCGCCATTGTCGATATCGTTGGGCGTGAAATTCTGGACAGCCGCGGCAATCCGACCGTCGAGGTCGATGTGGTGCTGGAGGATGGCTCCAAGGGCCGCGCTGCCGTTCCTTCGGGCGCCTCGACCGGCGCGCATGAGGCCGTCGAGCTGCGCGACGGCGACAAGGAGCGCTATCTCGGCAAGGGCGTGCTTCAGGCCGTCGACGCCGTGAATGGCGAGATCTTCGACGCCATCGGCGGCATGGACGCCGAGGACCAGATTGCGATCGACCAGATTCTCATCGAGCTGGACGGCACGCCGAACAAGGCACGTCTCGGTGCCAATGCCATTCTCGGCGTCTCGCTGGCGCTGGCCAAGGCAGCCGCCGCGGCCCGCGATCTGCCGCTCTACCGCTATGTCGGTGGCGTCAACGCCCGCACCCTGCCGGTGCCGATGATGAACATCGTCAATGGCGGCGCCCATGCCGACAACCCGATCGACTTCCAGGAATTCATGATCCTGCCCGTCGGCGCGCCGACCTTCGCCGAAGCGCTGCGCACCGGCGCGGAGATCTTCCACACGCTGAAGAAGGCGCTCAAGGACGCCGGCCACAACACCAATGTCGGCGACGAGGGTGGCTTCGCCCCCAACCTGCCGTCGGCCGACGCCGCGCTCGCCTTCGTGGTGAAGGCCATCGAGACCGCCGGCTACAAGCCGGGCGAGGACGTCTATATCGGCCTCGACTGCGCCTCGACCGAGTTCTTCAAGAACGGCAAGTACGACTATGAAGGCGAAGGCGTCGTCCGCGATATCGAGACCCAGGTGAAGTACCTCGCCGATCTCGTCGCCCGCTATCCGATCTGCACCATCGAGGATGGCATGGCGGAAGACGACTGGGAGGGCTGGAAGCTCCTCACCGACACCATCGGCTCCAAGTGCCAGCTTGTCGGCGACGATCTGTTCGTCACCAACGTCACTCGCCTGTCGGCCGGCATTAAGCAGGGCGTCGCCAACTCGATCCTGGTCAAGGTGAACCAGATCGGTTCGCTCACCGAGACGCTGAACGCGGTCGAGATGGCCCATAAGGCCGGCTACACCGCGGTCATGTCGCACCGCTCGGGCGAGACCGAGGATTCCACCATCGCCGATCTCGCGGTGGCCACCAATTGCGGGCAGATCAAGACCGGCTCGCTGGCGCGCTCCGACCGCACCTCCAAGTACAACCAGCTTCTGCGCATCGAGCAGGAACTCGGCCCGCAGGCCATCTATGCCGGCCTGTCGGCGCTGAAGGGGCTGGGCTGA
- a CDS encoding FtsB family cell division protein → MIIRTRWRSILQTVTLHLGAAVLIGYFAFQGYNGQYGLLARRGFERQLTELTAERDQLRAHREAIESKVRLLSPERIDADLLDEEARALLNLVHPKDLVLLRKPGAAPRAQ, encoded by the coding sequence ATGATCATTCGCACCCGCTGGCGCTCCATTCTCCAGACCGTCACCCTGCATCTCGGGGCTGCGGTTCTGATCGGCTATTTCGCCTTCCAGGGCTATAACGGGCAGTATGGCCTGCTTGCCCGGCGTGGGTTCGAGCGTCAGCTCACGGAGCTGACGGCCGAGCGCGACCAGCTGCGGGCGCATCGCGAGGCCATCGAGTCCAAGGTCCGCCTGCTCTCGCCGGAGCGGATCGATGCCGACCTGCTGGACGAGGAAGCGCGCGCGCTTCTGAATCTCGTCCATCCCAAGGATCTCGTTTTGCTGCGCAAGCCCGGAGCGGCACCGCGCGCGCAATAA
- the pdhA gene encoding pyruvate dehydrogenase (acetyl-transferring) E1 component subunit alpha: MVVAAKKSAASKTVAKAATPKGTSRRSEKAPSVPEFSKADELKAYRRMLEIRRFEEKAGQMYGMGLIGGFCHLYIGQEAVVIGMQAALKDGDQVITGYRDHGHMLACGMDPKGVMAELTGRRGGYSKGKGGSMHMFSIEKGFFGGHGIVGAQVSLGTGLAFANRYRENDGVCLTYFGDGAANQGQVYESFNMAELWKLPVIFIIENNKYAMGTAVNRASAQTDFSKRGSSFNIPGEQVDGMDVRAVQAAGERAVEFARSGKGPYILEMLTYRYRGHSMSDPAKYRSKEEVQKMRTEHDPIEQVRARLLEKKWATEEELKAIDAEIRDTMNAAADFASHDPEPDPSELYTDILR, translated from the coding sequence ATGGTAGTTGCCGCGAAGAAATCGGCCGCCAGCAAGACCGTCGCGAAAGCCGCCACGCCGAAGGGAACGTCCCGGCGTTCGGAAAAGGCGCCGTCGGTTCCCGAATTCTCCAAGGCAGACGAGCTCAAGGCGTATCGCAGGATGCTTGAGATCCGCCGCTTCGAGGAGAAGGCGGGCCAGATGTATGGCATGGGCCTCATCGGCGGCTTCTGTCATCTCTATATCGGCCAGGAAGCGGTCGTTATCGGAATGCAGGCGGCGCTGAAGGATGGTGACCAGGTCATCACCGGCTATCGCGACCACGGCCACATGCTGGCCTGCGGCATGGACCCCAAGGGGGTCATGGCCGAGCTTACGGGACGCCGCGGCGGCTATTCCAAGGGCAAGGGCGGCTCGATGCACATGTTCAGCATCGAGAAGGGCTTCTTCGGCGGTCATGGCATCGTCGGCGCCCAGGTCTCGCTCGGCACCGGCCTCGCCTTCGCGAACCGCTATCGCGAGAATGACGGCGTCTGCCTCACCTATTTCGGTGACGGCGCGGCCAATCAGGGCCAGGTCTATGAGAGCTTCAACATGGCGGAGCTGTGGAAGCTCCCGGTGATCTTCATCATCGAGAACAACAAGTACGCCATGGGCACGGCGGTCAACCGCGCGTCGGCGCAGACCGACTTCTCCAAGCGCGGCAGCTCGTTCAACATTCCCGGCGAGCAGGTCGACGGCATGGATGTGCGTGCGGTGCAGGCCGCCGGTGAGCGCGCGGTGGAGTTCGCCCGCTCCGGCAAGGGCCCCTACATTCTTGAAATGCTCACCTATCGCTATCGCGGCCACTCCATGTCCGATCCGGCCAAGTATCGGTCGAAGGAGGAGGTGCAGAAGATGCGTACCGAGCATGACCCGATCGAGCAGGTGCGTGCGCGCCTGCTGGAGAAGAAGTGGGCCACGGAAGAAGAGCTGAAGGCGATCGACGCGGAAATTCGCGACACCATGAACGCGGCCGCCGACTTCGCCTCGCACGATCCGGAGCCGGATCCGTCCGAGCTCTACACCGACATTCTCCGCTGA
- a CDS encoding pyruvate dehydrogenase complex E1 component subunit beta, with protein sequence MPTEVLMPALSPTMEKGNIAKWLKKEGDAVKSGDVIAEIETDKATMEVEAIDEGTLGKILVPEGSQDVAVNTPIAVILADGEDASAMSAAPAPKPAETAPTVEAAPAPSPVADSAPAAPASVTSAVAAPPQPEAVPEPEVPEGTEMVNITMREALRDAMAEEMRKDGDVFVMGEEVAEYQGAYKITQGLLQEFGARRVIDTPITEHGFAGVGVGAAMAGLKPIVEFMTFNFAMQAIDQIINSAAKTHYMSGGQIGCSIVFRGPNGAAARVAAQHSQDFTSWFSHVPGLKVVAPYTAADAKGLLKAAIRDPNPVIFLENEILYGHSSPVPKLDDFIVPIGKARIARPGKDVTLVAWSIGMNYALKAAEELAKLDIDAEVIDLRTIRPMDVDTIIASVRKTGRCVTVEEGWPQSGVGAEIVAQLMEKAFDYLDAPVLRVTGRDVPMPYAANLEKLALPSVQDVIEAARAVTYR encoded by the coding sequence ATGCCGACCGAAGTACTGATGCCTGCCCTGTCTCCCACGATGGAGAAGGGCAATATCGCCAAGTGGCTCAAGAAGGAGGGCGACGCGGTCAAGTCCGGCGACGTCATCGCCGAGATTGAGACCGACAAGGCGACCATGGAGGTCGAGGCGATCGACGAGGGCACGCTGGGCAAGATCCTGGTGCCGGAGGGTTCGCAGGACGTCGCGGTCAACACGCCCATCGCGGTGATTCTCGCCGATGGCGAGGATGCCAGCGCGATGTCCGCCGCCCCCGCGCCCAAGCCGGCGGAAACGGCCCCCACCGTCGAGGCCGCGCCCGCGCCGTCCCCGGTCGCCGACTCCGCCCCGGCGGCGCCGGCGAGCGTGACGTCGGCCGTTGCCGCCCCGCCGCAGCCGGAAGCGGTGCCCGAGCCCGAGGTTCCCGAGGGCACGGAGATGGTGAACATCACCATGCGCGAAGCGCTGCGCGATGCCATGGCCGAGGAGATGCGCAAGGACGGCGACGTCTTCGTCATGGGTGAGGAAGTCGCCGAGTATCAGGGCGCCTACAAGATCACGCAGGGGCTGCTGCAGGAATTCGGCGCCCGCCGCGTCATCGACACCCCGATCACCGAGCACGGCTTCGCCGGCGTCGGCGTCGGCGCGGCGATGGCCGGGCTGAAGCCGATCGTGGAGTTCATGACCTTCAACTTCGCCATGCAGGCGATCGACCAGATCATCAACTCGGCGGCCAAGACCCATTACATGTCCGGCGGCCAGATCGGCTGTTCCATCGTGTTCCGTGGCCCGAACGGCGCGGCGGCCCGCGTCGCCGCCCAGCACAGCCAGGACTTCACCTCCTGGTTCAGCCACGTTCCCGGCCTCAAGGTCGTCGCTCCCTATACGGCGGCCGATGCGAAGGGCCTGCTCAAGGCGGCGATCCGCGATCCCAACCCGGTGATCTTCCTTGAGAACGAGATTCTCTACGGCCACTCCTCGCCGGTGCCGAAGCTGGACGACTTCATCGTCCCGATCGGAAAGGCCCGCATCGCGCGTCCGGGCAAGGACGTGACGCTGGTCGCGTGGTCGATCGGCATGAACTACGCGCTGAAGGCGGCCGAGGAGCTGGCCAAGCTCGACATCGACGCCGAGGTCATCGATCTGCGCACGATCCGCCCGATGGACGTCGACACCATTATCGCCTCGGTCCGCAAGACCGGGCGCTGCGTGACGGTGGAAGAAGGCTGGCCCCAGTCCGGCGTCGGCGCGGAGATCGTCGCCCAGCTCATGGAGAAGGCGTTCGACTATCTCGACGCGCCG